A single Pan troglodytes isolate AG18354 chromosome X, NHGRI_mPanTro3-v2.0_pri, whole genome shotgun sequence DNA region contains:
- the LOC129388397 gene encoding sperm protein associated with the nucleus on the X chromosome C-like has translation MGQQSSAGGVKRSTPCESNEVNETMPETSRGDSQPEPAPKKSKASDSSTVLVLCYRREVRRRYSVSDELVNDHSRENRINRLQIDEEEFTQISVETAANQKEDAAVNPGQ, from the exons ATGGGCCAACAATCCAGTGCTGGCGGGGTGAAGAGAAGCACCCCGTGTGAATCCAACGAGGTGAATGAGACG ATGCCAGAGACGTCAAGGGGGGACTCACAGCCAGAACCCGCTCCTAAGAAATCAAAAGCATCGGACTCCTCGACCGTATTAGTGCTTTGCTACAGGAGAGAGGTTAGAAGACGTTACTCCGTCTCCGATGAATTGGTGAATGACCACTCCCGAGAGAACCGAATCAACCGCCTCCAAATAGACGAGGAAGAATTCACCCAGATTTCTGTGGAAACAGCTGCAAACCAGAAGGAAGATGCTGCCGTTAACCCTGggcaatga